TATCTTTTGGTGAAACAATAATTTGACTTTGTGTATAACCAGCTAATGGGGTAATTGAAGCAGGATCAGCAAACACTGTATTCCATAATGAATCAAGATATTTTTTTGAATTAAATGTTCCAAATGAATTAACAGATGATACTGCAACTTCATATAAGTTAGGATCTAATTTATTTATAACTGGCTTTAATATTTTAAGTGCAAATTCTTTATCAGTTAAATCATTTATTTTACTTAATGCAACCTCTTTAACAGGATCATTACCTTGCATATTTATAAACGAAACTAATACAGTTTGTTTTTCTATTTCATTCAGGTTTGAATATAATTTACCACCAGTTTTCTTCCTGACTGCATCTTCAAACATCGAAGAATATGTTGGGGTTTCAACAATTGGTGGTATAATATTTTGGTTTTTATCAACCATTAAATATGCAAAGAGAATTGCAATTGGAATCATCATACATAACAAAGTTATTAAGGCAAAACGTCTCATTGTATATTATTAAGAATAATTGATTTTAATAGAATTGAATAATCCATTAATATAAACTATGACAAAAATAATCACTTTAAATTAATAAGTTAGAAATATTATTTTATAAATATATTTTTAATTTTACTAATTAATGATTTTTGTTTTATAGGTAAAAATGAATCTGAAATCATGTTTACTGGAAATCTTCTTTGTTGCTTATTATATGAATTTAATGCTATAATTAAATCCGAATCTGTATAATTATTTACTTCAACAAAAAACAATGTAGGGTGTAATACCTTATTAGGATCTTGGATTTGTTTGTTCATCATTAAAGCATTGTAATATGATGAAATTGGGATAATTGAATTCATACCATCAAGTTTATTATGCAACCATAGAATTTTTTTTTCAGAACTTATAACTAATGCATGGCTTTTAATTTCGTCTATAAATACAGTCCTAACCTTTGAATTTGTAGCAGGACAATTCTCCCCTAACTCCCAACTAGATAATGTCCATTTATGTTTTTCAATGAAATTATTTTTCTTATTTATATCTGAAAAAAATTCAAAGAACTCTTCACTAATTTGAAGTTCTACCATACCATCTTCACTTGGTTCGTGTATTGAAATTGAAATCGAAGTCTCTTTTTCATTATAAGAATATAATACCTCACCTATTGACACAACTGGCTTCATACCATCATTTAAATCAACAATTTGATTCTTATCTCCAAAAATCAAATCACCTTTGCCCCACCTCCCTTCACCAATTAACTCCTTTGAAAATATAATATCATAATACCTTTTATACCATGTTTTTGATGGTGGTAATATCCACAATATTATTTCTTGAATCTCTATTTTTAAATTTTCGTACAATTTTAACTGTTAATTTATTATCATATTATTAAACTTTACTATTAGATAAACGAATTATTTTACAAATTATTAAATTGTATTTTTTTATTTGTATAAATTTATAAAATTAAATTTTTTCTCTGTAAGTTATATTTTCCATTATTCAAATTCAAAAATTAAATTAAATATCCAAATGAAATTAATTATTAAATAAATTATTCATGTAGCTATTTTCATAGAAATTATTTTTAATTCCGATGAGATCTATTTCCATTTTCATAGTTATTATAGTTGGGGTATCAATTCAAGCACAGTCTCAAAAGCTAGAACAACATAGAATTGATTCTCTCTTAACCCAATTACAAAAAGTAAAAGAAGATACTAATAAGGTTAACCTTTTAGTAGACCTTTGTAATTCATATTCACCTATCAACCCTGATGATGGTATAAAATATGGGAAGCAAGCATTATCTCTTGCCGAAAAACTTAACTGGAAAACAGGAATTGCTAATGCAGATGTTTGGTTAGGGTATCTATATTATCAAAAATCAGATAACGAATTATTAACCAAATATTCTTTAAAGGCTTTAGAGCTTTATACTGAATTAGACAATAAAATAGGAATATCAAAATCACTTAATGAATTAGGAATTGCGTCTTATGAAATTGACGATTATCCAAAAGCATTAGACTTTTGGTTAAAGTCTTTAAAATTAAGGGAATTGTATGGTAGTAAAAAAGATATAGCTGGTGTTTTACAAAACATTGGGAATGTATATTTTAAAATTGCAAACTATCAAAAAGCTTTAGAATATTATTTTAAAGCTATCAAATATTTAGAGCAAACTGAAGAAAATTTCTTAATAAACATTTCCCTCAATTCTATAGGTTATGTATATTTTGAGTTAAAAGATTATACAAAGGCATTAGAATATTACAATAAATCATTGGCAAAAAGCAAATTAAATGGATATAAAGTTCATGAATTAGAAAGTGTAAGTTATTTAGGTCAGACTTATAATGAACTTAAAGAATATTCGAAATCTTTAGAAAATCTTTTCAACTCTTTAAAACTTTCTAAAGAAATTGGAGATAAATTTAGTTATTCATGGTGTCAATTTATTTTAGGTGAAGTTTATTTATCTATTGCAAAAGATTCTAATTCAACTTACTTAAAAACTCATTTTGCTGGTAATAGAACTGCTGTTTTACTTAAAGCAAAGGCATATACTGATAGTTCAATCTCACTGTCAAAAAAATTGGGAATTGTATATTCGGATAAGGAAATTATGAGAACTTTAAGTGAGATTCAATCCTTGCTTGGAGACTATAAAGGTGCATTGGAGAGCTATGAACTTTATTCTGCTTTTAAGGATTCTACTTTTAATTTGGAGAAAGATAAAAAAATTACTCAAAAAGCTTTGCAATATGAGTTTGATAAAAAAGAAGCTTTTACTAAAGCTGAGCAAGATAAAAAAGATACTACTCAACGTGTTATCTTAATTTCTATTTTATTAGGGTTGCTCAGTATGATTGTTTTTGCTATTGTATTTTATAATCAACGTAATAAAGTTAAGATTGAGAAAAAAAGAAGTGAAGATTTATTACTTAATATTCTACCTGAAGAAGTTGTTGAAGAAATTAAATTAACTGGTTCTGCTGTTGCAAAACAATACAATGATGTTACTGTTCTCTTTACTGACTTCGTAAATTTCACTGGCATAAGCCAACAGCTTTCTCCTTCTGAATTAGTTGCTGAAATCCATAAAAACTTTACTGCTTTTGATGACATTATTGAAAAAAATGGATTAGAAAAAATCAAAACTATTGGCGATGCTTATATGGCTGTTTGTGGTTTGCCAAACATTTCTAATGACCATGCTTTACGTGTTGTAAAAGCTGCTATTGAAATTAGAGATTACGTAAATAAAAGTAATGGTTTGTTTCAAATTCGGATAGGTATTAATTCTGGTGAAGTGGTTGCTGGAATTGTAGGTGTAAAGAAATTTGCATACGACATTTGGGGCGATACTGTTAACACCGCAAGCCGTATGGAAGCTAATAGCGAATCAGGCAAAATTAACATTTCTGGTAGCACTTATTCCTTAATAAAAAATGAATTTAATTGCGAATACAGAGGTAAAATTTCTACCAAAGGAAAAGGTGAAGTTGATATGTATTTTGTTGTGGGGTGAGGGGTGAGGGGTGTGGCTTTAACTCATACCTTTTTAACCTTATAATTTACTTAGAGTACAATATAGATTTTAAAAAATATTATATTTAAAGCCATTTATAGGAAGTTTAAATTCATATTTCAATATATTATTTTTACTTTATATTCAATTTAGAAATTGATTGAAAAATAGAATTTTAATTAATATTAATTAGTTAAAAAAATGATTTGATTTATAATTGAAAATCTAAAGACTTTTTAAATGAAACATTTACCTAAAATAAATCTCTTTTATTGGGCATTAATAATTAGTGCAAACACAATGGGAGAAACAGCAGGAGATTTAATTTCTCAAACTTTTGGTTTGGGTTATGGTGGTGGGACAATTGCATTACTTGGACTATTTCTAATTGCATTAACAATTTCCATTTACTCAAAAAGTCAGAAACCAATTATATATTGGACAGTTATAACTTTGGCAAGCACATTAGGAACAACAATTTCAGATTTCGTAAGTCGTTCCTTTTTTCATTTACAATTAGGGTTTACAGAAAATCAAGGTTATACATTTGGAACAATAATTTTGATTATTACTTTAATTGCAACTTTTGGAATTTGGAAATATCATTCAAGAACAAACACAATTGAAAATGGACTGAATAAGCGAACAGAATTTTTATATTGGATAGCAATTTTAACTTCAAGTACATTAGGTACGGCATTTGGTGATTTACTTGCACATAACACACCATTAGGTTTTGACGGTGGAACTTTGCTATTAATAATCTTACTTGCTGTTGTAGTTGGACTTTACTTTTTGACAAAAATATCAAGAGAACTTTTGTATTGGTTCGCTATTATTTTGACTCATCCAATTGGTGCAACAATGGGCGACTATATGTCAAAATCCGAAGGTTTTAATTTAGGAAACATAAAAGCAAGTTTAGTTTTGCTAGTTGTATTTATTTTAGTTATTGCTATAGGACAATTGACTAAAAACAAACAATTGATGGATAATAATACTACCACTTAAAAGGGTTAGTAAAATTTTGGATGAAGAACTAAATTGAGCAATTGGTATACTTATAAACTTTAATGCAAATTTGAAAACATCTACTTCTAATTTCACTCAATATGTAATACTCCAAAAAGTTAATTTAAATTTTGAATGTTACTCAAAAACGAAAATATAAAAATTAAAATATGGACAAATCAACATCAATTAATGAACCAATTTGGAATCAATTCGGTGCAAGTATTGATATGCTTGAAAATGCTATTAAAATGTGTCCAGACCAACATTGGGACACTTCCTTAAATTTTTGGCGTACTTCTTACCATTGCTTATTTTGGACTGATTATTACTTGACAACTGAACCAAATAAATTTAAACCTCCATCACCATTCTCATTCTCAGAGTTTGATTCAGGTAAAAAGCCTGATAGGACTTACACAAAGTTGGAAATGATTTTATATTTAGAACATTGCAGACAAAAAGCAAAAAAACTTATTTCAACTCTTACTGTTGATAAGTTATTAGATAGTTGGGTTAGTTACAATAAAAATTATTCAATACTAGAAATTTTGATTTATAACATAAGGCACATTCAACATCATTCTGCTCAGTTAAATTTGTTACTAAGACAAACAATTGATGAAGCACCTAATTGGGTAAGCCAATCTAAAATTAATATCAATCAATGAATTTGACAATTGAAAATTTGATGGAAAAACAGACAAAAAACCACTACAATATAGTACCTATTTTATTATATAATTTGAACCATCCAATTAGAGAATAAATATAACAATTACGAATTTGTATTTTACCAGCATAAAACAAATTGACCGAAAATATAAAATGGAATAGTCCGAGTTAATACTTTAATAAAGAGGGTCATATTTTTACGCTAATACAACCAATTATGAATAAACATCTTCAACTAATTTTTCATAGAGAAGCAAAGAAGAAAATTAAATTTATAATTTATATACAAGATTTTAGATAATATCAATTGGGCTTTTGATATTTTGAATTATTTTTTTACTTACTTGTGTATAAATTTGAGTTGTACGAATATGAGCATGACCTAGTAATTTTTGGATAAAACTTGTGTCAACACCCATTTCAATAAGATGAGTTGTCTTGTCCTAAAATATGTTTACACAAAAAAAGTGTAAAACAAGGTCAAAAAAATCAATTAAAAGGCAGGTAAGTATTCTACCGATGTAGAGAAACACAAAATCATTCAGGAGTTGATTAAAACTCAGATTACCAAATTAGAAATTTGTGAAAAATAAACAGGAAATGAAGAAGAACAAATTAATCTAATTAGCAGAATCAAACAATTTAGAAACTATACTTAAACAAAAACAAAAAGTCATTAAATTGTAGTAAATATACTAATTATATTTCTTTAGAAAACAAAACCTTTTATGTCAAATTAAGCTTGAATTCATTTTAAACTTCTATTGAAATTATTTAACTCTAATTAATTTGTCATAATTCTAAATCTTAAGAATTAAAAATAATTTAAATAAAATAAAAAAACGGACTTTAAAAGAAGAATGACACCTAAAGTGATACATCAATCTATGAAATCCGCTTAAAACCTAACACTCTGTGGTCAGAGAGGGATTTGAACCCCCGACACAAGGATTTTCAGTCCTTTGCTCTACCAACTGAGCTATCTGACCATTAACCTATTTTTTTGGAATGCAAAGATAATCAAATATCACAAAAGAGAAAATGTTTTTTTATTTTTCATTTTTTAAAAATTTCAATTTTTAATTAACAAGTTGTATTATTTGTTTTAATATAATAATTTTGAAATAATAAATATTTCTCTAGAACTTCTTATTTAGTAATGTTACTTCATCAATACTTTAATTTTTTTTTTAATGTTAAATACTTTTCCAATTGATTCAAGGCTTTGGATATTTGGTACTAATAATGATTTATCAACTTCAGAAATTGAATATATCAACAATAAATTAGAAATTTTCATAAATAGCTGGAATACTCATGGTAAATTACTTAAAAGCAGTTTTAAAATTTTACATAAAAGGTTTATTTTGGTATCAACAGAAGATTCAATTGTAAATCCAAGTGGTTGCTCAATTGATAGTTTGATGAATTTGATAATGAATTTAGATTCTGAATTAAAAACCAATTTTTTTAATACATCAGATAACATTTTTTATAGAGATGAAAATAATGTTATCCAATCAGTTTCGAGAATTAAATTTTCAATTTTAGCTAAAGAAAATATTATTAATTCAAGAACCTTGGTTTTTGATAATGTAATTTCGAATACGAATGAATTGTTGTTTTGGGAAAAACCAGCATTTGAAAGTTGGCACAGCAGAGCATTTTCTTTGAATTAAAAAATAAAGCCCAATAAAAATAATTATTGGGCTTTGTTTTGGTATTATTATAAAATTTATTTTACAATTACCAAAGAACTTACAACTTTTTGCAAATCAGTTTCTATTGTAATAAAGTATAACCCACTTGAATAACTACTTGTATTGAACTTTAAATCTTTTACCCCAGAATCAATTTTATCATTTAATAGTTCAGCAACTTTTACTCCAAGATTATCATAAAGATTAATTTTTATATTTTGAGAAATTTTCAAATCAAAATTTAAATTTGCAAAATTATTTGTAGGATTAGGAGAGATAGAATTTACTTTTACAATTCCTGCATTCACATTTTTTGAAGTAAAATCAACTCTACCAAAATAATCAGTTAAACCAACTTTATACAAACCAGTTAATGTGGAAATCAAATAACTTTTATCTGCTTCATTATATGCAATCCCAAGAACATCAGGAGATTCACCTCCAGTAATAACAAATGGAACAAACTTCCTAAACTGTGGAGGGTTCTTTGCATAAATCTGATGAAGCTCATTTGGAAAAATAGCATTGCTTAACCTATCTTTTACTCCTTGTATAAAAGAACTTCCATCAAACGATAAAGACAATCTTTTATTCCCAATCAAACCGCTAATTGCAGTTTCTGGTTGCAATACAGACCCATCAACAGGATTTAAAATGGACATCTTACCATTCTCACCTGGGGAAGTAATAGCTAAGCCAAGAGGAGTGAATGTAATTCCATTGAGTGAAGTTGATGTTACACCAGTAATTAAACTAGGATTCCCTGTTGTATCAATCTTATAAATTTTTGAGTTTGAAAAATCTGATTTGCTTGATAAACCATAAAATTCGTCTTTACTTGAATTGTAAGCTAAATCAATTATTTTATTATCAATGTTTGAAATTTGAAAACTTTTAATTAAAGTAAAATTACTCATTGAATAAACAAACATAGAATCTTTACCATCTGAAGATTCGTATGTTCCCCAAAGTTCATCTTTTCTTATTTCAATAGCTTCTAACTGGTGTAATTTAGTACTTACATTTAAACAATTTGGTTTTGCATTAATAGTAAAATTATTAGAAAATATTTCTCTATTTGAGCTAATTTCTACAACTTTAATTTTTGCATTTTTTGTTTTTGTAAATGGTAACAATATTGAATCACCTGTTGGTTGAATATTATCTCCAACCAAGTCAAATGAGAACCCACCATCATAAGAAATATAAATTTTAATAGGAGTATTAAATCCTGAAACTTTAACATTCATTTTACCTGGAGAGCTTAATTGTTCACCACCATTTGGATAAATGAAAGAAACTTGTGGTTCAATATTATCAATACTAACTTTCCACATTGATCTTCCATGAGTACAAGCAATAAGACTTCTACTTAAATTATGTATTTTTAAGTCAGTTACTGGTGACCTTGCTAAACCATCATTAAAAGGTTGCCAAGATCCACCTCCGTCTAAACTTACAAACACGCCAACATCGGTACCAACAAACAAATGATTATTATTTTTAGGATCTATTTGAATAGTACTTACAGGAGCATCAGGTAAATTCCCAGAAATATTTTTGAAACTAGTTCCACCATCATCACTTCTAAAAACATGCCCACTTCCATATCCAGAAACAGTGTAATATATTCTATTTAACTCATTAGGATCGTATTCTAAATCTCTTGCAAATCTTGAAGGAGTACCAGTTGAAGTTTTCCAATTTTCACCATAGTCACTTGATACCCTTACCTGACCTCCTCTTGATGCTACAGCAATTAAATCTTTATTTATTGGAGAAAGTCCAACAGCAGTTATAGTTCCTGAGTTACCAGAATTTAATTTTTTGAAACCTTGTCTTTCACTCCTCCATAATGCCTTTTGACCTGAATAAATAGCAAAGTTAACTGGCGAAACTTCTAGTGGAGATTCCCATTCACCTTGATCATCGATTCCAGTTAAACCAGTAGAATTTGTTTTAGGTGAAGCAATTTCAACTCGTCTAATTCCTTCACCATTTGGTGTTTCAGTAAAAATAAAATCTGGTTCTTGAGGATCTACAACTGTATAAAAACCATCACCACCACTCATATTAATCCAATTCTTATTGAATGAAGTTGTTCCAACACTTCCCCACGAACCATTATCTTGAGAACCTCCAAAAACTCGAAAGTTTCTAGTTTGATCAATACCTAATCTATAAAATTGGGTTATTGGTAATTTAGTTGTAATTGAAGAATATTTATCACCTCCATCAACAGAAACATATAACCCACCATCATTTGATGCAAAAATTACCTCTGGTTGATCTGGATCAAATTTCATTGTCATTTGATCTGCATGTACAGTATTTGGATCATCTCTTTGTTTGTAATAATCTGTCATGTTAGAAAAAGATGTACCTCCGTTAGTAGATCGATAAATATCAATACCACCAACAAAAAGAATATTTTCATCATTCGGATAAACAGCAATATAAAAATTATGAAATGTTTGTCCGTTAAACCATCCTCTACCTCCAGTATTACTTTCTCTAGGAGATGTTATAGTTTTAGTCCAGTTAATACCTTTATTTGTACTTTTATAAACATCTGCGTAATCAGCTGTGTCGTTTGCATGAGCTATCAAAGCATAGACAATATTTGGATTAGACTCACAAACTGTGATAGCACTTCTATTACCTGATGAAACACCTGAACTTGAAGTGACAAAGGTAACACCAGCATCTACAGATTTTTTTATTGAACCATTATTAGTAATATAAACTTCATCATTATTTGTTGGATTAACAGCCATATCTTGAACTTGCATTCCAGTTGCAATTTTTGACCAAGTTAATCCAGCATCAATAGATCTATAAAAACCTGCATTTGTATTAACTCCACCAACATAAATAATATTTGGTTTTGTTTTGTGTACAATAATTTTTGATGATGAACTTACATTAGATAATCCAATATTTTTCCAATTTAAACCACCATCTATTGTTTTGTAAACTCCAGTTCCTGAATAAGTATTAGGAGTAGCTACTGAAATTGGGAATTCACCAGTACAAGCATATACAATATCAGGGTTTGTGAAATCGATTGCAATATCTGAGATATTTAATGATTCCATTTTATCGAAATTTGTTTTCCAAGAATCTCCTCCATCAGTTGTTTTCCAAACTCCACCATAAATTCCACCAGCATAAATAGTACCAGATTTAGTTGGATGAATAGCAAAACCACGAATTCTTCCTCCCTGATTAACTGGTCCTATTTCCTCCCAGTTATTAGTTGCTTGTAATGAATATTTAAGTTTTTTTTCATCTAAAATCTTTTCCATATTAATAGTATTTCTCATGGCATTAATATGTGCTCCAGCAGGTATTTCCTCATATGGGAAAGCTCTTTGACTATAGAACCAATAATCACGAGAACCTACGTCCTCATATTCATTAGATTCTTTTATTGTCATAAGTTTTCTAATATTTAATGACCTATCTTTCTGTTCCTCTAGTTTTTTTAGAGTAGATTTTCTATCAACTTCATCAGTTTGAATACTTTGTGCATTCAATATCAATAAAGTTGACATGTAGACAATTGAAGTGAGACAACCAAATTTTCTTAGCATATTAAAGAGGATTATATAATTGGATTATTTAATATTTAATAAAATAGAACAAATTTTTTATAATTATTGATTGACACAAAATTTATTATTTTGTTTCAGTACTAACAAATTTATGAATTATATTTTTTAAGTTATTTTATGGGCAAACTTTACTCTACCAACAGAATCATGAATTTGAATATTAATTGATTCCTTATTAAAATTCATCCAAACATAACCTAAATTAGTTAAAGCATATTCAGTATCATCTTTCCAAGTAGTGTTATGATGAGTGCATCCACCACCGCTAACCAAGTAAGTAACTCCTTTCTTTGGTTTTAATAAATGAACTTCATGATTATGACCACACATATATAAATTTACATTATACTTAACAAACAATGCTTCAAATGTATTTATCATTATTTGAGAAGTATTATGAAAACCGTTTGAATATACTGGATGATGCCCAACAACAATTTTCCATTTTGCATTACTTCCTTTTAACTGACGTTCCAGCCAATTGGATTGTTTTAATGTAAACTCATCATTTTCAGCATTTACCAAATCCGAATCAATCACAAAAAGTTCTACATTTGAACCATCGTTTGAATTAAATAATTTAGAATAATAATAATTTGGTAAGTACCATTGAGGGTTAATTTTAGAATATTCAATTTCAGCTCTTTCATTCCCATAATAATCATGATTACCTAAAGCTGGATAAAATACTTGGTTCAACCCATTTTTTTTATAAATATCTGTAAACTTTCTAGTCCATTGTTCATCTTCAATGCCAGTAACACCTGTTGGATAAAAGTTATCACCAGTTGAAATTATATAATCACAACCAAATTGTTTGGCTGTTAAACTCATTGCCTTAGCCACTTTCAATTGATTATAATCTCCCATACCCCAATCACCAAAAACAATAAATCTAATTCCAATATTATTGGGGATTGAAAATGGAATTGCTGGAGGAACTGATTTTGCATTAAACACTTCGCTTGCCCCTCCCCTTTCATTCCATACAGTGAGAAGACTTTCTCTAATGCCTTGAGTACAACCCCACAAACCTGATAGGAAAGCTGTTAAACCCGCTCCTAACCATTTAAAAAAACTTCTTCTATTTAAATTCTCCATCCTTATTAATTATTAAACTAGTTCTACAATACTTCTTTCTCCAAGCATAAACCTCTGCACTTTTGGTCTTCTACCTGAATGAATAATTTCAACTTCATTTGCAAGAATACTTCCTTCAATTCTGATGTTAATATCTGTTACTTTTACTTTATCCATCAAAATTGAATATTCAACTTCGCAATTAATTAATGTACAATCTTTACCAATGGAACTATAAGGTCCAATATATGAGTTAATAATTTTAGATCCCTTACCAATTATTGCGGGTCCTCTAACTCTACTATTTATAACTTGTGCACCTAATTCAATAACAACATTACCAGCAATATCACTTTCAAGATCAAACTCCCCTGAAATATTTTCTTCTTGTTTACTCAACACTAACCTATTTGCTTCTAATAAATCAAGTGGCATTCCTGTATCTTTCCACCAACCTGTTATTTCAGAGTAATCGATTTTATAATTATTCTTTAATAACCAAT
Above is a window of Chlorobiota bacterium DNA encoding:
- a CDS encoding T9SS type A sorting domain-containing protein — its product is MLRKFGCLTSIVYMSTLLILNAQSIQTDEVDRKSTLKKLEEQKDRSLNIRKLMTIKESNEYEDVGSRDYWFYSQRAFPYEEIPAGAHINAMRNTINMEKILDEKKLKYSLQATNNWEEIGPVNQGGRIRGFAIHPTKSGTIYAGGIYGGVWKTTDGGDSWKTNFDKMESLNISDIAIDFTNPDIVYACTGEFPISVATPNTYSGTGVYKTIDGGLNWKNIGLSNVSSSSKIIVHKTKPNIIYVGGVNTNAGFYRSIDAGLTWSKIATGMQVQDMAVNPTNNDEVYITNNGSIKKSVDAGVTFVTSSSGVSSGNRSAITVCESNPNIVYALIAHANDTADYADVYKSTNKGINWTKTITSPRESNTGGRGWFNGQTFHNFYIAVYPNDENILFVGGIDIYRSTNGGTSFSNMTDYYKQRDDPNTVHADQMTMKFDPDQPEVIFASNDGGLYVSVDGGDKYSSITTKLPITQFYRLGIDQTRNFRVFGGSQDNGSWGSVGTTSFNKNWINMSGGDGFYTVVDPQEPDFIFTETPNGEGIRRVEIASPKTNSTGLTGIDDQGEWESPLEVSPVNFAIYSGQKALWRSERQGFKKLNSGNSGTITAVGLSPINKDLIAVASRGGQVRVSSDYGENWKTSTGTPSRFARDLEYDPNELNRIYYTVSGYGSGHVFRSDDGGTSFKNISGNLPDAPVSTIQIDPKNNNHLFVGTDVGVFVSLDGGGSWQPFNDGLARSPVTDLKIHNLSRSLIACTHGRSMWKVSIDNIEPQVSFIYPNGGEQLSSPGKMNVKVSGFNTPIKIYISYDGGFSFDLVGDNIQPTGDSILLPFTKTKNAKIKVVEISSNREIFSNNFTINAKPNCLNVSTKLHQLEAIEIRKDELWGTYESSDGKDSMFVYSMSNFTLIKSFQISNIDNKIIDLAYNSSKDEFYGLSSKSDFSNSKIYKIDTTGNPSLITGVTSTSLNGITFTPLGLAITSPGENGKMSILNPVDGSVLQPETAISGLIGNKRLSLSFDGSSFIQGVKDRLSNAIFPNELHQIYAKNPPQFRKFVPFVITGGESPDVLGIAYNEADKSYLISTLTGLYKVGLTDYFGRVDFTSKNVNAGIVKVNSISPNPTNNFANLNFDLKISQNIKINLYDNLGVKVAELLNDKIDSGVKDLKFNTSSYSSGLYFITIETDLQKVVSSLVIVK
- a CDS encoding tyrosine-type recombinase/integrase; the encoded protein is MGVDTSFIQKLLGHAHIRTTQIYTQVSKKIIQNIKSPIDII
- a CDS encoding metallophosphoesterase, with translation MENLNRRSFFKWLGAGLTAFLSGLWGCTQGIRESLLTVWNERGGASEVFNAKSVPPAIPFSIPNNIGIRFIVFGDWGMGDYNQLKVAKAMSLTAKQFGCDYIISTGDNFYPTGVTGIEDEQWTRKFTDIYKKNGLNQVFYPALGNHDYYGNERAEIEYSKINPQWYLPNYYYSKLFNSNDGSNVELFVIDSDLVNAENDEFTLKQSNWLERQLKGSNAKWKIVVGHHPVYSNGFHNTSQIMINTFEALFVKYNVNLYMCGHNHEVHLLKPKKGVTYLVSGGGCTHHNTTWKDDTEYALTNLGYVWMNFNKESINIQIHDSVGRVKFAHKIT
- a CDS encoding DinB family protein, which codes for MDKSTSINEPIWNQFGASIDMLENAIKMCPDQHWDTSLNFWRTSYHCLFWTDYYLTTEPNKFKPPSPFSFSEFDSGKKPDRTYTKLEMILYLEHCRQKAKKLISTLTVDKLLDSWVSYNKNYSILEILIYNIRHIQHHSAQLNLLLRQTIDEAPNWVSQSKININQ
- a CDS encoding tetratricopeptide repeat protein; amino-acid sequence: MRSISIFIVIIVGVSIQAQSQKLEQHRIDSLLTQLQKVKEDTNKVNLLVDLCNSYSPINPDDGIKYGKQALSLAEKLNWKTGIANADVWLGYLYYQKSDNELLTKYSLKALELYTELDNKIGISKSLNELGIASYEIDDYPKALDFWLKSLKLRELYGSKKDIAGVLQNIGNVYFKIANYQKALEYYFKAIKYLEQTEENFLINISLNSIGYVYFELKDYTKALEYYNKSLAKSKLNGYKVHELESVSYLGQTYNELKEYSKSLENLFNSLKLSKEIGDKFSYSWCQFILGEVYLSIAKDSNSTYLKTHFAGNRTAVLLKAKAYTDSSISLSKKLGIVYSDKEIMRTLSEIQSLLGDYKGALESYELYSAFKDSTFNLEKDKKITQKALQYEFDKKEAFTKAEQDKKDTTQRVILISILLGLLSMIVFAIVFYNQRNKVKIEKKRSEDLLLNILPEEVVEEIKLTGSAVAKQYNDVTVLFTDFVNFTGISQQLSPSELVAEIHKNFTAFDDIIEKNGLEKIKTIGDAYMAVCGLPNISNDHALRVVKAAIEIRDYVNKSNGLFQIRIGINSGEVVAGIVGVKKFAYDIWGDTVNTASRMEANSESGKINISGSTYSLIKNEFNCEYRGKISTKGKGEVDMYFVVG